Proteins from a single region of Mesotoga sp. UBA6090:
- a CDS encoding DNA polymerase III subunit alpha codes for MKTAFLITKHELFGSVLEIKDTTEELKRRGYRRCVILDSSLSSFVKWHSVLSSSGIVTVPGLSKGNEYWIARNESGFRELLGSAIHDSDNLINVTGKPRNLDSSSKNPIWECRYLDHQSERFRVYTSLGSSIEAADYSLPDEKLYTEIEEDLNKLLSKLPREFYLQKINHVFPVRSSTEEFSSLLRRILESKKLEGSYSARLERELSVILAKDIQDYFMTVSKIVEIAKNNNCWIGPGRGSAVGSLVSYLLGITRIDPVEEELFFERFLSLKRNDPPDIDLDVDDKSRQKLLNLLSEHFGQDHFCLISTASTFSFKGAAREIGRKLGIDGQRVSRLIEWSKEGQRFPYAFENDVNMKQLFEMSKLIVGLYSGFSIHAAGVILSDTPLTGQIPLSSSDNLPVSLWDMDSLRIVGLQKIDLLGLKNLSLLKEMTKGREPWDYPTNNSKTYETLGRGYTAGVFQLEAPFATRVVRSVKPISLRDLSISIALNRPGPIKSGVTERFLKLSRTPSEIEKIKNKVPVLAETGGLLVYQEQVLKIAASMLSLEADDGELLRRALSKKKKEVVDGLLRSSPVYRELLPDRREKLYSFLLNFAGYAFNKSHSLSYAMISYWLAYFKANRPGIFYPLILAELPHSGLPRVVAEIRDRGLKLCAGNEASESSGCVSISIPRLLNNHELKPVPSEDSFFTFVRNNRSKYQARDLERLIKSGYLDGFGERNELLKKMNDALMGVDPELKSIRSVFGYKEESQEKRERDTLIDRAMMEVEALGFNFTEIEPPDISREATDFEITTALACLRTGIAPYRRVDYMGKSFITDGRSFVEISNQVPLQGYVLFKSGRPFEMKERIVEVNRVFFGPIERKYLTDATGIENVVVKTGTAQKVIQKAKPLGTDADEIIWK; via the coding sequence ATGAAGACAGCTTTTTTGATCACAAAACACGAGTTGTTCGGTTCAGTTCTTGAAATTAAGGACACGACTGAAGAGTTGAAGAGGAGAGGCTACAGAAGATGTGTGATTCTTGATTCCTCTCTATCATCCTTTGTGAAGTGGCATTCCGTTCTCTCCAGTTCAGGTATAGTGACCGTGCCCGGTCTGAGTAAGGGAAACGAATACTGGATTGCAAGAAATGAAAGTGGTTTCAGGGAACTCCTCGGTAGCGCCATTCATGATTCTGATAACCTGATAAACGTGACAGGAAAGCCTCGTAATCTAGACAGTTCCTCAAAAAATCCAATCTGGGAGTGTCGCTATCTGGATCACCAAAGTGAGAGATTTAGAGTTTACACTTCGCTTGGATCTTCCATCGAAGCGGCGGATTACTCTCTGCCTGATGAAAAGCTTTATACTGAGATTGAGGAAGATCTTAATAAATTGCTCTCAAAACTACCTCGAGAATTCTATCTGCAGAAGATAAATCACGTTTTCCCGGTGCGATCATCAACGGAAGAGTTCTCTTCCCTTTTACGAAGAATCCTTGAATCGAAGAAATTGGAAGGCAGCTACTCTGCAAGGCTTGAAAGAGAGCTTTCGGTGATTCTTGCCAAAGATATTCAAGATTATTTCATGACGGTTTCAAAGATAGTTGAGATTGCAAAGAATAATAACTGCTGGATAGGTCCCGGAAGGGGGTCAGCCGTCGGTTCTCTTGTCAGTTATTTGCTTGGTATAACCCGCATTGATCCAGTTGAGGAAGAGCTTTTCTTTGAGAGATTTCTCAGTTTGAAGAGAAATGATCCACCTGACATTGATCTTGATGTGGATGATAAGTCAAGGCAGAAACTGCTGAATTTACTTAGTGAGCATTTCGGCCAGGACCATTTCTGCCTGATAAGTACTGCTTCAACTTTCAGTTTTAAAGGAGCGGCTCGCGAAATTGGAAGGAAGCTTGGAATCGATGGACAGAGAGTATCGAGACTAATAGAATGGAGCAAGGAGGGGCAACGGTTTCCATATGCATTTGAAAACGATGTCAATATGAAACAATTGTTTGAGATGTCGAAGCTAATCGTTGGGCTCTATTCAGGTTTTTCGATTCATGCGGCCGGTGTGATTCTCTCCGATACTCCTCTCACGGGACAGATTCCTCTCAGTTCCAGTGATAATCTGCCGGTTTCTCTCTGGGATATGGATTCGCTTAGAATTGTTGGTTTGCAGAAAATTGATCTTCTCGGTTTGAAAAACCTGTCCCTCCTGAAAGAAATGACAAAAGGTAGAGAACCATGGGACTACCCAACGAATAATTCCAAGACTTATGAAACACTTGGGAGAGGTTACACTGCGGGAGTATTCCAACTCGAAGCACCTTTTGCGACAAGGGTCGTCAGGTCGGTGAAGCCAATTTCGTTAAGAGACCTATCGATCTCCATAGCGCTTAATAGACCTGGTCCAATCAAATCCGGAGTGACAGAGCGTTTTCTAAAGCTCTCAAGAACTCCTTCAGAAATCGAGAAGATAAAGAATAAGGTTCCTGTCTTGGCTGAAACCGGTGGACTTCTAGTCTACCAGGAACAGGTCTTGAAGATTGCTGCAAGCATGCTCTCTCTAGAAGCTGATGACGGTGAGCTCCTTAGAAGAGCTCTTTCCAAGAAAAAGAAAGAAGTTGTCGATGGACTGCTGCGCAGTTCGCCTGTCTACCGTGAACTTCTTCCGGATAGAAGGGAAAAGCTGTACTCTTTCCTTCTCAATTTTGCTGGTTATGCCTTCAACAAATCTCATAGCCTTAGCTATGCAATGATTTCGTACTGGTTAGCGTATTTCAAAGCAAATCGTCCCGGGATTTTCTATCCGCTTATTTTGGCCGAACTTCCCCATAGCGGCCTGCCGCGTGTCGTTGCAGAGATAAGGGATCGGGGTTTGAAGCTATGTGCAGGAAATGAAGCTTCGGAGAGTTCCGGTTGTGTATCTATTTCCATTCCGAGACTCTTGAATAACCATGAACTGAAACCTGTTCCTTCTGAGGATTCTTTCTTCACATTTGTAAGAAACAACAGGTCGAAATACCAAGCTAGAGATCTTGAAAGGCTAATTAAAAGTGGTTATCTAGATGGTTTTGGTGAAAGAAACGAGTTGCTGAAGAAAATGAACGATGCTTTGATGGGAGTTGATCCCGAACTGAAATCTATCCGATCAGTATTCGGTTACAAGGAAGAGTCACAGGAAAAAAGGGAGAGAGACACGCTCATCGACCGGGCCATGATGGAAGTAGAGGCACTTGGCTTCAATTTTACAGAGATAGAACCACCAGATATTTCCAGGGAAGCGACTGATTTCGAGATAACAACGGCGCTTGCTTGTTTGAGAACAGGAATTGCGCCTTACAGGAGAGTAGACTATATGGGTAAGAGTTTCATTACGGACGGAAGATCATTTGTAGAGATAAGTAATCAAGTTCCTCTTCAAGGGTATGTTTTGTTCAAGAGTGGAAGACCTTTTGAGATGAAGGAGAGAATTGTGGAAGTCAACAGAGTATTCTTCGGACCAATTGAAAGAAAGTATCTTACCGATGCCACTGGAATAGAGAATGTGGTGGTCAAAACAGGAACTGCTCAGAAGGTGATACAAAAAGCGAAGCCTTTAGGCACTGATGCCGATGAGATAATTTGGAAATAG
- a CDS encoding RluA family pseudouridine synthase yields the protein MLQEIIVSSREDGWRLDKIVVEKAPPWVSRTFVQRQIKESKVFVNRKPRKPAYKVKSGESITFELPDKPEVLSVEPEEIPLKIVFEDHDIIVVNKDPGIIVHPLPRKQTGTLVNALLNHCMDLQGIGGVMRPGIVHRLDKDTSGVIIVAKNDLAHVSLSSQFKNRSTSKDYIALVRGRTPISGKLDYSIARHPVNRLKMSVNENGKESLTYYRTLKNFSEIASLVLVSPKTGRTHQIRVHMKEKGFPLLGDAVYGKARDDEIFGVRRQMLHAARLTVSHPRSGKRMTFIASLPSDMKEVIVNLSELVTKR from the coding sequence GTGCTTCAAGAGATAATAGTCTCCAGTCGTGAAGACGGCTGGAGACTTGATAAGATAGTCGTTGAGAAGGCTCCACCATGGGTTTCCCGCACATTTGTGCAGCGCCAGATCAAAGAATCGAAGGTTTTTGTGAACAGAAAACCTAGAAAGCCTGCTTACAAAGTGAAGTCTGGAGAATCTATCACTTTCGAGCTTCCTGACAAGCCGGAAGTACTCTCTGTAGAACCTGAAGAAATCCCTCTTAAGATTGTCTTCGAAGATCACGACATAATTGTCGTGAATAAGGATCCGGGTATTATTGTTCATCCTCTGCCTAGAAAACAGACGGGAACACTTGTCAATGCTCTTCTGAACCACTGTATGGATCTCCAGGGTATTGGAGGTGTTATGAGACCCGGTATTGTTCACAGACTTGATAAAGATACTAGCGGTGTAATAATCGTTGCAAAGAATGATCTCGCTCATGTGTCTCTCTCAAGTCAGTTCAAAAACAGATCGACTTCTAAGGACTACATAGCGCTTGTTAGAGGCAGGACCCCCATATCAGGTAAGCTTGATTATTCGATTGCCCGGCATCCTGTGAACAGACTTAAGATGTCGGTAAATGAAAACGGGAAGGAGTCCCTAACTTATTATCGAACTCTGAAGAACTTTTCCGAAATTGCCTCCTTGGTTCTTGTAAGTCCTAAGACCGGCAGGACACATCAAATAAGGGTTCATATGAAAGAAAAGGGCTTCCCGCTTCTTGGAGATGCCGTTTATGGCAAGGCCAGAGACGATGAGATATTCGGAGTAAGGAGGCAGATGCTCCACGCAGCGAGACTCACTGTCTCTCATCCACGCTCAGGGAAGAGAATGACTTTCATCGCCTCACTCCCTTCTGACATGAAGGAAGTAATAGTAAACCTCTCTGAATTGGTGACAAAAAGATGA
- the lspA gene encoding signal peptidase II, translating to MLSLLGITLALILDQVSKYFVENGMTYFQRIDLVGGIFGLRYVRNTGVAFGLFKNQEPWLLAFIAIGIVVAIVAASSFHSSKLSRWESFFVGLIVGGALGNNLVDRLRLGHVVDFFELKGFPAIFNFADMCIVFGAVLLTLSVYRREKRASRDNSLQS from the coding sequence TTGCTGTCTCTTCTTGGTATTACTCTAGCTTTGATTCTTGATCAAGTGAGCAAGTATTTTGTCGAGAATGGAATGACGTATTTTCAGCGGATAGATTTGGTCGGAGGGATTTTTGGCTTAAGATACGTGAGAAATACAGGTGTAGCATTTGGCCTTTTCAAGAATCAGGAGCCTTGGCTTCTGGCTTTTATTGCAATAGGAATCGTAGTAGCTATCGTAGCTGCGTCAAGTTTTCATTCCTCCAAACTATCCAGATGGGAGTCCTTCTTTGTTGGTCTGATTGTTGGTGGTGCACTTGGCAACAATCTTGTAGATAGACTGAGATTAGGACATGTTGTTGATTTTTTCGAACTGAAGGGGTTCCCTGCGATTTTCAATTTCGCAGATATGTGCATTGTCTTTGGTGCGGTTTTGCTTACACTTTCCGTATATCGAAGGGAGAAGCGTGCTTCAAGAGATAATAGTCTCCAGTCGTGA
- a CDS encoding YebC/PmpR family DNA-binding transcriptional regulator, with protein MSGHNKWANIKHRKGAQDAKRSKVFTKIIRELMVSAREGGSDPNTNTSLRTAIEKARAANMPKDTMEKAIKKGAGELEGQSFSEALYEGYAPGGVALLIRCLTDNKNRTAQEIRHTLSKYGGSMAESGAVSWMFERKGIITVAKEQISDLEEFQLLAIEAGAEDIKDEADPIEIVTSPDSVSDVKAALEENGYSLSYDMSYIPSNTLKVEGSDAGRLFKLLDILEDNDDVQEIYENSDIDEAEMEALAEQMG; from the coding sequence ATGTCCGGTCACAACAAGTGGGCAAATATCAAGCACAGAAAGGGCGCACAAGACGCCAAGAGATCGAAGGTTTTCACGAAAATCATCAGGGAGCTTATGGTCTCAGCAAGAGAGGGCGGTTCTGATCCAAATACAAACACCTCTTTGAGAACTGCTATAGAAAAGGCGAGAGCTGCAAATATGCCAAAAGACACGATGGAAAAAGCAATCAAGAAAGGTGCAGGAGAACTCGAAGGGCAATCGTTCTCTGAGGCTCTTTACGAAGGCTACGCCCCGGGTGGTGTTGCGCTTCTCATAAGATGTCTTACTGATAATAAGAATAGAACCGCACAGGAAATTAGGCACACGCTTTCGAAATACGGCGGCTCGATGGCTGAAAGCGGGGCTGTTAGCTGGATGTTTGAAAGAAAGGGAATCATTACTGTAGCAAAAGAACAGATATCTGATCTTGAAGAGTTCCAGCTTCTTGCTATTGAGGCAGGGGCCGAGGATATAAAGGATGAAGCAGATCCAATTGAGATAGTAACCTCTCCGGACTCTGTATCAGATGTAAAGGCTGCCCTCGAGGAAAACGGCTATTCATTGTCTTACGATATGAGTTACATTCCGAGTAACACACTGAAAGTTGAGGGTTCAGATGCTGGTAGGCTTTTTAAGCTTCTCGACATTCTTGAAGATAACGACGATGTTCAGGAGATCTACGAAAATTCGGATATCGATGAAGCCGAAATGGAGGCTCTCGCCGAGCAAATGGGTTGA
- a CDS encoding TIGR03936 family radical SAM-associated protein produces the protein MNKKRLVVRFCCGGLLRFLSHQETVTAIERTIRRSGLPVSFTQGFHPRIKVSYSPAIPTGVASLAHYVLLETDEECKDPVSLLNSASNYTLGALSAWYLSSDYKRIEDLIDSYRMVLVLPKELYNPNLYDAGVQVTKKTKNGQREHMAGDVFQDISVTTLKTVYMVKYSQPVDSMVPAEEMLKIMSKEGTASHEGVIVFVEEGLLRGKYTSNILDEMGGI, from the coding sequence TTGAATAAAAAGAGATTGGTAGTTCGCTTCTGCTGTGGAGGTCTCTTGAGATTTCTTTCCCACCAGGAAACCGTCACGGCAATTGAACGGACAATCAGGAGATCTGGGTTGCCCGTGTCTTTTACACAGGGATTTCATCCCAGGATAAAAGTGAGTTATTCGCCAGCAATTCCAACCGGAGTGGCAAGTCTGGCACATTATGTTCTTCTTGAAACAGATGAAGAATGCAAAGACCCCGTGAGTCTGTTGAACTCCGCCTCCAATTACACCCTAGGTGCTCTATCGGCATGGTACTTGTCTTCCGACTACAAAAGAATTGAAGACTTGATTGATTCCTACAGAATGGTTCTCGTACTTCCTAAAGAGCTCTATAATCCTAACCTCTATGATGCAGGCGTTCAAGTCACAAAGAAGACCAAGAACGGTCAAAGAGAGCACATGGCCGGAGACGTCTTTCAGGATATCTCAGTAACCACCTTGAAAACTGTCTATATGGTAAAATATTCTCAGCCAGTAGACTCAATGGTTCCAGCGGAGGAAATGCTAAAGATTATGTCGAAAGAAGGTACCGCTTCTCATGAAGGGGTAATTGTTTTTGTAGAAGAAGGACTTCTTCGTGGAAAATATACTTCAAATATTCTGGATGAAATGGGAGGGATATGA